Proteins from a single region of Catenulispora acidiphila DSM 44928:
- a CDS encoding NADP-dependent oxidoreductase: MKAIVATDQKAEAAGITLAERPEPTPAINDVVVAVHASGFVPAEWEWPSTWVDRSGHDRAPAIIGHEFAGVVSALGYGTTGLSVGQRVFGITDWHRDGTLAEYAAVEARNLAPLPGDVEFTVGASLPISGLTAWQGLFQHGRLQAGQTALAHGAAGAVGSVVTQLAREFGAYVIGTGRATDRQAALDFGANEFLALDEDKLEDVGGVDLVFDVIGGEVQRRSASIVRPGGTLVTVVGPAEARPVDGLAVDFVVESVPSQLVEIVNRVRDGRLRMRIGTVASLTDAIPALNPTERRKGKTVIRLRP; the protein is encoded by the coding sequence ATGAAGGCAATCGTCGCGACTGATCAGAAAGCGGAAGCAGCCGGGATCACGCTGGCCGAGCGGCCTGAGCCGACGCCAGCGATCAATGACGTGGTCGTCGCGGTCCATGCCTCGGGCTTTGTTCCGGCGGAGTGGGAGTGGCCCTCGACGTGGGTCGACCGCTCCGGGCACGATCGGGCGCCGGCGATCATCGGTCACGAGTTCGCCGGAGTGGTCTCCGCGCTCGGCTACGGCACGACGGGTCTGTCGGTGGGCCAGCGGGTGTTCGGGATCACGGACTGGCACCGGGACGGGACCCTGGCCGAATACGCCGCCGTGGAGGCGCGCAACCTCGCGCCGCTGCCGGGGGACGTCGAGTTCACGGTCGGTGCGAGCCTGCCGATCTCGGGCCTGACCGCGTGGCAGGGACTGTTCCAGCACGGCCGGTTGCAGGCCGGGCAGACCGCCCTGGCACACGGTGCCGCCGGAGCGGTCGGATCCGTGGTCACGCAGCTCGCGCGGGAGTTCGGCGCCTACGTCATCGGGACCGGACGCGCGACGGACCGGCAGGCGGCGCTCGACTTCGGCGCGAACGAGTTCCTCGCCCTCGACGAGGACAAGCTCGAAGACGTCGGCGGCGTCGACCTCGTCTTCGACGTCATCGGCGGTGAGGTCCAGCGGCGCTCGGCGAGCATCGTCCGGCCCGGCGGGACGCTCGTGACGGTCGTCGGACCCGCCGAGGCCCGACCCGTCGACGGACTGGCGGTCGACTTCGTCGTCGAGTCCGTTCCGAGCCAGCTGGTGGAGATCGTCAACCGCGTGCGGGACGGACGCCTGCGCATGCGCATCGGAACCGTCGCGAGCCTCACCGACGCCATTCCCGCCCTCAACCCGACCGAGCGGCGCAAGGGCAAGACGGTCATTCGCCTGCGCCCCTAG
- a CDS encoding MarR family winged helix-turn-helix transcriptional regulator — translation MPTAESAAVATELRTAMGKLTRRVQHEDRIPLGQVSVLGILDRNGAMTTSDLAADQRVRPQSMARAVGLLMQQGLVVRRAHPTDGRKSLNELSPDGRAALEAERGRRAGWLAQAIELELTEKEREELARCAALMERLAAR, via the coding sequence ATGCCCACCGCCGAATCCGCTGCCGTCGCCACCGAACTGCGTACCGCGATGGGCAAGCTCACGCGGCGCGTGCAGCACGAGGACCGCATCCCGCTCGGGCAGGTCTCCGTGCTCGGCATCCTCGACCGCAACGGAGCCATGACCACCAGCGACCTGGCCGCCGACCAGCGCGTTCGGCCGCAGTCCATGGCGCGCGCGGTGGGTCTGCTCATGCAACAGGGACTCGTGGTCCGCCGTGCGCATCCCACGGACGGCCGCAAGTCCCTGAACGAGCTCTCCCCTGATGGCCGCGCCGCGCTCGAGGCCGAGCGCGGGCGCCGCGCCGGCTGGCTCGCGCAGGCCATCGAGCTCGAACTCACCGAGAAGGAGCGCGAAGAGTTGGCGCGGTGTGCCGCTCTGATGGAGCGGCTCGCCGCGCGTTAG
- a CDS encoding SDR family NAD(P)-dependent oxidoreductase — protein MNEQTCHRFTDRVAVVTGAAGGIGAATARRLAAEGAAVIAVDIADDAGRAVAEEITASGGRAEYRSGDVASAAAWDALAEHVQGRYGRLDVLHSNAYKVVVKPAHELTEPEWDGQLAVTLKAAWLGVRAFAGMLGESQGSIVLTSSVHALVGLPGHPAYAAAKGALCALGRQLAVEYGPRVRVNTVLPGPILTAAWDRVDAERRAASVSETVAGRFGRPEEVAAAVAFLASADASFVTGANLVVDGGWSVVKASS, from the coding sequence GTGAACGAACAGACCTGTCACCGCTTCACCGACCGGGTCGCCGTGGTGACCGGAGCGGCCGGCGGCATCGGCGCGGCCACCGCCCGGCGCCTGGCGGCCGAGGGCGCGGCGGTGATCGCCGTGGACATCGCCGACGACGCCGGGCGCGCCGTGGCCGAGGAGATCACCGCCTCCGGCGGCCGGGCCGAGTACCGGTCCGGCGACGTGGCCAGCGCCGCGGCGTGGGACGCGCTGGCCGAGCACGTCCAAGGCCGCTACGGGCGCCTGGACGTACTGCACAGCAACGCCTACAAGGTGGTCGTCAAACCGGCCCACGAACTCACCGAGCCCGAATGGGACGGCCAGCTCGCCGTCACGCTCAAAGCGGCCTGGCTCGGCGTGCGCGCCTTCGCCGGTATGCTCGGCGAATCTCAGGGTTCGATCGTGCTCACCTCGTCGGTCCACGCGCTGGTCGGCCTGCCCGGCCATCCCGCCTACGCCGCGGCGAAGGGGGCGCTGTGCGCGCTGGGGCGGCAGCTGGCTGTCGAGTACGGCCCGCGGGTGCGCGTCAACACGGTCCTGCCCGGCCCGATCCTGACCGCCGCGTGGGACCGCGTCGACGCCGAGCGGCGGGCGGCCAGCGTCTCCGAGACGGTCGCCGGGCGGTTCGGGCGCCCCGAGGAGGTGGCCGCGGCGGTGGCGTTCCTGGCCTCGGCCGACGCCTCCTTCGTGACCGGCGCGAACCTGGTCGTGGACGGCGGCTGGTCCGTCGTCAAAGCTTCGTCATGA
- a CDS encoding sugar kinase — MTAPSCLDVLTIGETMAALRADGAIRLGSAMTLSPAGAESTVAIGLARLGHRAGWVGRVGADEFGELILRTLRAEGVDLTHARVDPDGRPTGVMAREHRVGSLIRVSYHRSGSAGSALEPGDVLPALEGGARILHLTGITPALSPSAAEAVRAAARRARELGVRVSFDVNYRSRLWSPERARDVLLPLAELADVLIASSDELHLVSPNPASDEAGAAAAILARGTREVVLTRGGDGASVITAEGTMSVPVRLVPVVDVVGAGDAFVAGYLSALLDDLPVEDRLHRAATTGAFAVATAGDWEGLPTRADLALLDEPSGSTVR; from the coding sequence ATGACGGCGCCGAGCTGCCTGGACGTCCTCACCATCGGCGAGACCATGGCCGCATTGCGCGCCGACGGAGCCATCCGTCTGGGCTCGGCGATGACACTGTCGCCGGCGGGCGCCGAATCCACCGTCGCGATCGGACTGGCGCGCCTGGGTCATCGGGCCGGCTGGGTGGGCCGGGTCGGCGCTGACGAGTTCGGCGAACTGATTCTGCGCACCCTTCGGGCCGAAGGCGTCGATCTGACCCACGCGCGCGTGGATCCGGACGGCCGCCCGACCGGGGTGATGGCCCGCGAGCACCGTGTCGGCAGCCTGATCCGCGTGAGCTACCACCGGAGCGGCTCGGCCGGGTCAGCGCTCGAACCCGGCGACGTATTGCCCGCCTTGGAAGGCGGCGCGCGCATTCTGCACCTGACCGGCATCACCCCGGCGCTCAGCCCGAGTGCTGCCGAAGCGGTGCGAGCCGCCGCCCGACGCGCCCGCGAGCTCGGCGTGAGGGTCAGCTTCGACGTCAACTACCGCTCCCGGCTGTGGTCGCCCGAACGTGCCCGCGACGTGCTGCTCCCGCTGGCCGAACTCGCCGACGTCCTCATCGCCTCCAGCGACGAGCTGCACCTGGTATCTCCGAATCCCGCCTCCGACGAGGCCGGCGCAGCCGCCGCGATCCTGGCGCGTGGGACGCGTGAGGTCGTCCTCACCCGAGGCGGCGACGGAGCCAGCGTGATCACGGCCGAGGGCACGATGTCAGTACCCGTACGCCTGGTACCGGTCGTCGACGTCGTCGGCGCCGGTGACGCCTTCGTCGCCGGCTACCTCTCTGCCCTGCTGGACGACCTGCCCGTCGAAGATCGCCTGCATCGCGCTGCCACCACCGGCGCCTTCGCCGTCGCCACCGCCGGCGACTGGGAAGGCCTGCCCACGCGCGCCGACCTCGCGCTGCTCGACGAGCCCTCGGGGAGCACAGTTCGGTAG
- a CDS encoding FadR/GntR family transcriptional regulator produces MSVQVRGLHGQAVDVIGERIVRGDNAPGDLLYPDQIEAELGVSKTVVREALRVLASKGLIDSRQKRGTFVRPRADWNLLDADVLRWRGQGVPDEGFLDDLAEVRAIVEPAGARLAARRRTEADLVALTEAIEQMDAAGGDVPATVEADLAFHRALLAAAHNELLTGMEVVIEAGLRVRDSFVHGADHGPDDAVPAHRAVVDAIRAQDPDAASRAVEDLLAKAIADLRALIAGPDGTTTA; encoded by the coding sequence ATGAGTGTCCAGGTACGCGGTCTGCACGGCCAGGCCGTCGACGTGATCGGAGAGCGGATCGTGCGCGGCGACAACGCCCCGGGCGATCTGCTCTATCCCGATCAGATCGAGGCCGAGCTCGGGGTCAGCAAGACCGTGGTGCGCGAGGCGCTGCGGGTCCTGGCTTCCAAAGGACTCATCGACTCCCGCCAGAAACGCGGCACGTTCGTCCGGCCGCGCGCGGACTGGAACCTGCTGGACGCCGACGTCCTGCGCTGGCGCGGACAGGGAGTGCCCGACGAGGGCTTCCTGGACGATCTGGCCGAGGTCCGCGCGATCGTCGAACCGGCCGGCGCCCGGCTGGCGGCCCGCCGCCGCACCGAGGCCGACCTGGTCGCGCTGACCGAGGCGATCGAGCAGATGGACGCCGCCGGCGGCGACGTCCCGGCGACCGTCGAGGCCGACCTGGCCTTCCACCGCGCCCTGCTGGCCGCCGCGCACAACGAACTGCTCACCGGCATGGAGGTCGTCATCGAAGCCGGTCTGCGCGTGCGCGACAGCTTCGTGCACGGCGCCGACCACGGTCCCGACGACGCCGTCCCGGCGCACCGGGCGGTGGTCGACGCGATCCGCGCCCAGGACCCCGACGCGGCCTCGCGCGCCGTGGAGGACCTGCTCGCCAAGGCCATCGCCGACCTGCGGGCCCTGATAGCCGGACCCGACGGGACGACGACCGCATGA
- a CDS encoding aldose epimerase family protein has translation MVRRLPLDVRTDLVHGGRWTSLRGADREWLWQNPDAAGRSSVLPGQSFVDAGGLEECVPTVRGTPDHGDAWSRPWRSNGGTEVCQSPDFVLTRRIEADGDSLRVHYVLRAEPGYRFLWAAHALLDVSEQAVLRASDSTATRVYPDAGARYAEGLWPAPWQEVRLDRLGPDDGTALGAILTGCRGATVVDGADALSFALRADPGVPVSLALWRNLRGFPARHPYRSIGVEPMLGAVFDLAEAGPGDAAVVSESGEIRWEMAVTATRRDDTHDTHAAHDAHDAHDFD, from the coding sequence ATGGTGAGGCGGCTGCCCTTGGACGTCCGCACCGATCTCGTCCATGGCGGACGCTGGACGTCGCTGCGGGGCGCAGACCGCGAGTGGCTGTGGCAGAACCCTGATGCTGCTGGTCGTTCCTCGGTGCTGCCCGGGCAGTCCTTCGTCGACGCCGGCGGGCTGGAGGAGTGTGTGCCGACGGTCCGGGGTACGCCGGACCACGGCGATGCCTGGTCCCGGCCGTGGCGGTCGAACGGCGGCACCGAGGTATGCCAGAGTCCTGATTTTGTCCTGACCAGGCGCATCGAAGCAGACGGGGATTCGCTGCGGGTCCACTACGTTCTGCGGGCCGAGCCGGGATACCGGTTCCTGTGGGCGGCGCACGCGTTGCTGGATGTCTCGGAGCAGGCTGTGCTCCGTGCTTCTGACAGCACTGCGACCAGGGTGTATCCGGACGCGGGAGCTCGCTACGCTGAGGGTCTGTGGCCCGCGCCGTGGCAGGAGGTCCGGCTGGACCGGCTGGGTCCGGACGACGGCACGGCGCTCGGCGCGATCCTCACCGGATGCCGGGGCGCGACGGTGGTCGACGGTGCGGACGCGTTGTCCTTCGCACTGCGCGCCGATCCGGGTGTCCCGGTGTCGCTGGCGCTGTGGCGGAACCTGCGCGGCTTCCCCGCGAGGCACCCCTATCGCAGCATCGGTGTCGAGCCGATGCTCGGCGCCGTGTTCGACCTCGCCGAAGCCGGTCCCGGCGATGCCGCCGTGGTGTCGGAGAGCGGCGAGATCCGCTGGGAGATGGCGGTGACCGCCACTCGGCGCGATGACACGCATGACACGCATGCCGCTCACGACGCGCATGACGCTCACGACTTCGACTGA
- the dgoD gene encoding galactonate dehydratase has translation MKITSLETFLVAPRWLFLRIGTDEGLAGWGEPVLEGRAETVRAAVAELSEYLIGEDPLRLEHHWQVLTKGGFYRGGPVLSSAVAGIDQALWDLAGKTYGVPVHQLLGGPVRERARVYAWIGGDRPTQVAELAAEQVEAGFTAVKMNGSAQMRHIDTPAATAAVTARVAAVREVLGADRDVVVDFHGRMSTAMSRRLLRMLEPLQPLFVEEPVLPENSRDLRSLAESSGVPLAVGERLYSRWDFRDVLPSGIAVAQPDVSHAGGISELRRIAAAAETYDVAMAPHCPLGPIALAASLQVDFATPNFLIQEQSLGLHYNRGNEMLDYLLDPEPLRVRDGHIDRLTGPGLGIEIDEAAVRRADETGHHWRNPVWHHQDGSFAEW, from the coding sequence ATGAAGATCACCTCGCTGGAGACGTTCCTGGTCGCGCCCCGGTGGCTGTTCCTGCGCATCGGGACCGACGAGGGCCTGGCCGGCTGGGGCGAGCCGGTCCTGGAGGGGCGCGCCGAGACGGTCCGCGCCGCCGTCGCCGAACTGTCCGAATACCTGATCGGCGAAGACCCGCTGCGCCTGGAGCACCACTGGCAGGTGCTGACCAAGGGCGGCTTCTACCGGGGCGGACCGGTGCTGTCCTCGGCCGTGGCCGGTATCGACCAGGCGCTGTGGGACCTGGCCGGGAAGACCTACGGCGTGCCGGTGCACCAGCTGCTCGGCGGACCGGTCCGCGAGCGGGCCCGGGTGTACGCCTGGATCGGCGGCGACCGTCCGACGCAGGTCGCCGAACTGGCCGCCGAGCAGGTCGAAGCCGGGTTCACCGCGGTGAAGATGAACGGCTCGGCGCAGATGCGGCACATCGACACCCCGGCTGCCACCGCGGCGGTCACCGCCCGGGTCGCCGCCGTGCGCGAGGTGCTGGGCGCCGATCGGGACGTCGTCGTCGACTTCCACGGCCGGATGTCCACCGCGATGTCGCGGCGTCTGCTGCGGATGCTCGAACCCTTGCAGCCGTTGTTCGTCGAAGAGCCCGTGCTCCCGGAGAACAGCCGCGATCTGCGGTCCCTGGCCGAGTCTTCGGGCGTGCCGTTGGCTGTCGGCGAGCGCCTGTACTCCCGGTGGGACTTCCGGGACGTGCTGCCCAGCGGGATCGCCGTGGCGCAGCCCGACGTCTCGCACGCCGGCGGCATCTCCGAACTGCGCCGCATCGCCGCGGCCGCCGAGACCTACGACGTGGCGATGGCGCCGCACTGCCCGCTCGGGCCGATCGCGCTGGCGGCCAGTCTTCAAGTGGACTTCGCCACGCCCAACTTCCTGATCCAGGAGCAGAGCCTGGGTCTGCACTACAACCGCGGCAACGAGATGCTCGACTACCTGCTCGACCCGGAGCCGCTGCGGGTCCGCGACGGCCACATCGACCGGCTGACCGGTCCGGGTCTGGGGATCGAGATCGACGAGGCCGCGGTGCGCCGCGCCGACGAGACCGGCCACCACTGGCGGAACCCGGTGTGGCACCACCAGGACGGGTCGTTCGCGGAATGGTGA
- the eno gene encoding phosphopyruvate hydratase, translating into MASTVIQSVTARRVLDSRGNPTVEADVVLADGSLGRAAVPSGASTGAREAVELRDGDPQRWHGKGVDRAVGHVTGEIAAAVVGRDADDQAGLDTALIALDGTADKSRLGANALLGVSLAAAKAAAAAHDQPLYRFLGGADARLLPLPMMNIVNGGAHADNPLDFQEFMIAPVGAQTFAEAVRMGSEVFHTLRADLLAAGHSTGVGDEGGFAPALRTAEEALDFVMAAVERTGYRPGADIGLIMDPASSEFFRDGVYVYAGEGVRRTSSEHADYLAKLIDSYPVVSIEDPMAEDDLDGWRELTARVGDRCQLTGDDVFCTNETLLREGIRTGVGNSVLVKVNQIGTLTEALATVATAHRAGWTVVMSHRSGETEDTTIADLAVATGCGQIKTGSLSRSDRTAKYNQLIRIEEELGASAQYAGGAVLSRS; encoded by the coding sequence ATGGCATCCACCGTCATCCAGTCCGTCACCGCCCGCCGCGTCCTCGACAGCCGGGGCAACCCCACCGTCGAGGCCGACGTCGTGCTCGCCGACGGATCTCTCGGCCGCGCCGCCGTCCCGTCCGGCGCCTCCACCGGAGCCCGCGAGGCCGTGGAGCTGCGCGACGGCGACCCGCAGCGCTGGCACGGCAAGGGCGTCGACCGCGCGGTCGGCCACGTCACCGGCGAGATCGCGGCAGCGGTCGTCGGGCGCGACGCCGACGATCAGGCCGGGCTCGACACCGCGCTCATCGCGCTCGACGGCACGGCCGACAAGTCCCGGCTCGGCGCGAACGCGCTGCTCGGTGTCTCCCTCGCTGCCGCGAAGGCCGCAGCGGCGGCGCACGACCAGCCGCTGTACCGCTTCCTCGGCGGCGCCGACGCCCGGCTGCTCCCGCTGCCGATGATGAACATCGTCAACGGCGGCGCGCACGCCGACAATCCGCTGGACTTCCAGGAGTTCATGATCGCCCCGGTCGGCGCGCAGACCTTCGCCGAGGCCGTCCGCATGGGCTCAGAGGTCTTCCACACCCTGCGCGCCGATCTGCTGGCCGCCGGGCACTCCACCGGCGTCGGCGACGAGGGCGGTTTCGCCCCGGCGCTGCGTACCGCCGAGGAAGCGCTCGACTTCGTCATGGCAGCCGTCGAGCGCACCGGCTACCGGCCCGGCGCGGACATCGGCCTGATCATGGACCCGGCTTCCTCGGAGTTCTTCCGGGACGGCGTGTACGTCTACGCCGGCGAAGGCGTGCGCCGCACGTCCAGCGAGCACGCCGACTACTTGGCCAAGCTGATCGACTCCTACCCGGTCGTCTCCATCGAGGACCCGATGGCCGAGGACGACCTGGACGGCTGGCGCGAGCTGACGGCGCGCGTCGGCGACCGCTGCCAGCTCACCGGCGACGACGTGTTCTGCACCAACGAGACCCTGCTGCGCGAAGGCATCCGCACCGGAGTCGGCAACTCGGTCCTGGTCAAGGTCAACCAGATCGGCACGCTGACCGAAGCCCTCGCCACGGTCGCCACCGCGCACCGCGCCGGCTGGACGGTCGTCATGTCGCACCGCTCCGGCGAGACGGAGGACACCACCATCGCCGACCTGGCGGTGGCGACGGGCTGCGGGCAGATCAAGACCGGTTCGCTGTCGCGGTCCGACCGTACGGCGAAGTACAACCAGCTCATCAGGATCGAGGAGGAGCTGGGAGCCTCCGCGCAGTACGCCGGCGGAGCGGTGCTGAGTCGTTCCTAG
- a CDS encoding bifunctional 4-hydroxy-2-oxoglutarate aldolase/2-dehydro-3-deoxy-phosphogluconate aldolase, translating to MNLTDIPFRTLAIVRGTDRDAALRTVLVLAEEGLTTVEVSLTTPGALWVIEQARRELGPEAGLGAGTVVTADDAIRAVEAGAGFLVTPGLGAALREAPTTGLPMFVGASTPSEVIDADAYGATAVKLFPASHGGPRYLKALRDPFPTIAFVPVGGVDREAAPAFLAAGAVAVGVGSPLIGDAAKGGDLAALRQRAADWRAVMTEAIGAVSA from the coding sequence GTGAACCTGACCGACATCCCCTTCCGGACCCTGGCGATCGTGCGGGGCACCGACCGCGACGCCGCACTGCGTACCGTCCTGGTGCTGGCCGAGGAGGGTCTGACCACCGTCGAGGTGTCGCTGACCACGCCCGGCGCGCTGTGGGTGATCGAGCAGGCGCGGCGCGAACTCGGGCCCGAGGCCGGGCTCGGCGCCGGGACCGTGGTCACCGCCGACGACGCGATCCGGGCCGTCGAAGCGGGCGCCGGCTTCCTGGTGACGCCCGGTCTGGGCGCCGCCTTGCGGGAAGCGCCGACGACCGGGCTCCCGATGTTCGTCGGCGCCTCGACGCCCAGCGAGGTCATCGACGCCGACGCGTACGGCGCCACCGCGGTGAAGCTCTTCCCCGCCTCGCACGGCGGACCGCGGTATCTCAAAGCTCTGCGGGACCCGTTCCCGACCATCGCGTTCGTCCCGGTCGGCGGTGTCGATCGCGAAGCGGCGCCGGCGTTCCTGGCCGCCGGCGCGGTCGCCGTCGGCGTCGGATCGCCGCTGATCGGCGACGCGGCGAAGGGCGGCGACCTGGCGGCGCTGCGACAGCGCGCGGCGGACTGGCGTGCGGTGATGACCGAGGCGATCGGGGCGGTCAGCGCATGA
- a CDS encoding substrate-binding domain-containing protein, whose product MNIARVRGSAAVLGVAVALCATACSTGKSSTAAASSGAPVTGKITLTYLQKQGDQQYFIDEADGAKAKAAQLGIGLTVVNLGDDANQTVSDVQAAVAQKSSGLIIVPPDPAVGPQVVQLAKDAGIPLLTSDDQVCTNGPDPASCATANLVPRVGFSGTQMGTDVGKKAAELFVKAGWNAADTRTISAWKQDVTVCTDRVKAAKTSFAAGAGAAVQDIDVATDNTPTGAQDKVAATITANPGVKHWVLWGCNDENVQGGVTALQNAGVSADNVIGVGLGAYLACKDWGSSQPTGMKAALYISGKNIGALAVQTMYDKLKNGKAFPQEADAPTTMVDATTWQSAGVKCS is encoded by the coding sequence ATGAACATCGCACGTGTCCGCGGCTCGGCCGCAGTCCTCGGTGTCGCGGTGGCGCTGTGCGCGACCGCTTGCTCGACCGGCAAGTCCTCCACGGCCGCGGCCTCCTCGGGCGCCCCGGTCACCGGCAAGATCACTCTGACCTACCTGCAGAAGCAGGGCGATCAGCAGTACTTCATCGACGAGGCCGACGGCGCCAAGGCCAAGGCCGCCCAGCTCGGGATCGGCCTGACGGTCGTGAACCTGGGCGACGACGCCAACCAGACGGTCAGCGACGTGCAGGCCGCCGTCGCGCAGAAGAGCAGCGGTCTGATCATCGTGCCGCCGGACCCGGCGGTCGGCCCGCAGGTGGTGCAGCTGGCCAAGGACGCCGGCATCCCGCTGCTGACGTCGGACGACCAGGTGTGCACCAACGGCCCGGACCCCGCGTCCTGCGCCACGGCGAACCTGGTGCCGCGCGTCGGGTTCAGCGGGACCCAGATGGGCACCGACGTCGGCAAGAAGGCCGCCGAGCTGTTCGTCAAGGCCGGCTGGAACGCCGCCGACACCCGCACGATCTCGGCCTGGAAGCAGGACGTGACCGTGTGCACCGACCGCGTCAAGGCGGCCAAGACCAGCTTCGCCGCCGGCGCCGGCGCGGCCGTGCAGGACATCGACGTCGCCACCGACAACACCCCGACCGGCGCGCAGGACAAGGTCGCCGCGACCATCACCGCGAACCCCGGCGTCAAGCACTGGGTGCTCTGGGGCTGCAACGACGAGAACGTCCAGGGCGGCGTCACGGCCCTGCAGAACGCGGGCGTCTCGGCGGACAACGTGATCGGCGTCGGGCTCGGCGCGTACCTGGCGTGCAAGGACTGGGGCAGCTCGCAGCCCACCGGCATGAAGGCCGCGCTCTACATCAGCGGCAAGAACATCGGCGCCCTGGCGGTGCAGACCATGTACGACAAGCTCAAGAACGGCAAGGCCTTCCCGCAGGAGGCCGACGCCCCCACGACCATGGTCGACGCCACGACCTGGCAGTCCGCCGGCGTGAAGTGCAGCTGA